A single window of Hemicordylus capensis ecotype Gifberg chromosome 15, rHemCap1.1.pri, whole genome shotgun sequence DNA harbors:
- the TTC28 gene encoding tetratricopeptide repeat protein 28 isoform X2: MEEQAAAAAAAAARRSWRWRRQQQQQPSPGESEDGDGDGGEAERAEDEPEQPRPPLLLLRPARRLSLFASKGLGGRAPEGPMLSKAEFVEKVRQSNQACREGDFHTAIGLYGEALGVDPQNCILYSNRSAAYTKTQQYERALEDALKARLLNPKWPKAYFRQGVALQYLGRHADALAAFASGLAQDPKSLQLLVGMVEAAMKSPMRESLEPTYQQLQKMKLEKSPFVVVSVVGQELLTAGHHGASVVVLEAALKIGTCSLKLRGSVFSALSSAHWSLGNAEKSTGYMQQDLDVAKTLGDQMGECRAHGNLGSAFFSKGSYREALTNHRHQLMLAMKLKDREAASSALSSLGHVYTAIGDYPNALASHKQCVLLAKQGKDELSEARELGNMGAVYIAMGDFEHAVQSHEQHLAIAKALGNQREEARAYSNLGSAYHYRRNFDKAMSYHNHVLELAQRLGEKPIEMRAYAGLGHAARCMQDLPRAQQYHQQQLSIAESLQDRAAEGRASSNLGIIHQMKGDYETALKLHKAHLSIAQELNDYAAQGRAYGNMGNAYNALGAFDQAVKYHRQELQISMEVNDRASQASTHGNLAVAYQALGAHDRALQHYQNHLNIARELRDVQSEARALGNLGNFHSSRGEFAQATPYYEQYLQLSPELQDMEGEGKVCHNLGYAHYCLGHFEEAVKFYEQDLALAKDLHDKLSQAKAYCNLGLAFKALARFGQAEECQKYLLSLAQALGNAQAKFRALGNLGDIAVCRKDLAGAIKCYEQQLGLAHQATDRRLEASAYAALGSAYRLVQKYDKALGYHTQELEVYQELGEVPGECRAHGHLAAVYMALGKFTMAFKCYEEQLELGQRLKEPGIEAQVYGNMGLTKMNLSAVEEAIGYFEQELATLQQLSGSEAVLSRGRAFGNLGDCYEALGDFEEAIKYYEQYLSVAQSLRHMQDQVKAYWGLGSGHRAMGNLQQALVCFEKRLVVAHELGEAFDKAQAYGELGTLHSQLGNYEQAISCLERQLGIAREMKDQALEGSAACGLGSVYQQMGEFDMALQFHQMDLRIAEETGNPACQGRAYGNLGLTYESLGTYERAVVYQEQHLSLAAQMNDLVAKTASYSSLGRTHHALQNYSQAVMYLQEGLRLAEQLGRREDEARIRHGLGLSLWASGNLEEAQHQLYRASALFETIRHEAQLSTDYKLSLFDLQTASYQALQRVLVSLGHHEEALAVAERGRTRAFADLLVERQTGQQDSDPDCPVTVDQVLETVNGQRGLVLYYSLAAGYLYSWLLAPGAGILKFHECFLGDGPAESAGDFQESSASLQAVTSTTLEQLSASVREALGVDSYYVRACASSETESEAGDLNEQPFEEANNKLNSATDPSGFLRMVSRNNLLNRSCQSMSSLFSGPVSPAKEATSSLPRRPASFSKPPLRALYDLLIGPMEGGLMHSSGPVGRPRQLTLVLEGELYLVPFALLKGSSSNEYLYERFSLIAVPSIRALGPSAKSQAKKTPAAYAGSPSMAAVIGSPKLPSSVMDRWLWGPMPSAEEEAYAVSELLGCQPLVGGLATKERVMSALAQAECAHFATHISWKLAALVLTPSAEGGAAGAGSGGGGGSGGSSKSSFGNSYTIPESLRVQDDASDAESLSDCPPLQEFLLTAADVLELRLPLKLVVLGAYQESPSSKATADGVIGLTRAFLAAGAHCVLVALWPVPVPASKLFVHAFYTALLSGLKASAALAEAMKAVQSSPQFGHPSNWAGFTLIGSDVKLNSPSSLIGQALTDILQHPERARDALRVLLHLVEKSLQRIHSGQHNSMYTSQQSVENKVGGIPGWQALLTAVGFRLDPPASGLPAAVFFPTADPGDRLQQCSTTIQSLLGLPSAALQALCKLIAASETGEQLISRLHQVLAQLQAGEKEPEFSLAPIQVSISVQLWRLPGCHEFLAALGFDLCEVGQEEVTLKTGKQASRRTMHFALQTLLALFDSTELPKRLSLDSSSSLESLASAQSVSNPGPLGYREQPPFSPTCPDGLASDAISVYSLSSIASSISFASKPEGLLDGGGPRGRQDCERPKPAYPQRPPLPRGPFSPQSGPGKEEEEYEGFSIISNEPLASSPEGRRARFSPDHKPSRTHAAGGVQVSVSSPNSPIKMTLVPSPNSPFQKVGKLAGSDTGESDQSSTETDSTVKSQEENNQPPKLDPQELAQKILEETQSHLLAVEHLQRSSSQLEAGHSGGGGSLERGASTPTGASSFRSSESSAFSRPLCSSGSKGQPPPAPLKPKPPSRSCSLQKISSGYSSPTTSEASAREGAGPPSGQPPPSPDAHGPLAEQPLFRLKYPSSPYSTHIAKSPRNLSPSSGHHSPAGSTPSPVALSYSSASSARSSPADAPALDKLKMAAIDEKVQAIHNLKMFWQNAPQPSAGPVRLFRGSSGRGASRRDVLSLLNLSPRHGKEAATDKLELKELSRPPPPPLPASPPNPPNGHRRPSPRAPPQPPLPTSTPGPGHPVRLPSGNGYKFLSPGRFFPSSKC, from the exons GCCTACTTCCGACAGGGCGTTGCCCTCCAGTACCTTGGGCGCCATGCCGATGCCCTGGCCGCCTTTGCCTCTGGCTTGGCCCAGGACCCCAAGAGTCTGCAGCTCCtggtggggatggtggaagcCGCCATGAAGTCCCCCATGCGAG aGTCCCTGGAGCCGACCTACCAGCAGCTGCAGAAGATGAAGCTGGAGAAGAGCCCCTTCGTGGTCGTCTCCGTGGTCGGCCAGGAGCTGCTGACTGCCGGCCACCACGGGGCCTCGGTGGTGGTCCTGGAGGCGGCCTTGAAAATCGGCACCTGCAGCCTGAAGCTGCGCGGCTCCGTCTTCTCGGCCCTGAGCAGCGCCCACTGGTCCTTGGGCAACGCCGAGAAGAGCACCGGCTACATGCAGCAGGACCTGGACGTGGCCAAGACTTTAG GTGACCAGATGGGCGAATGCCGGGCTCACGGGAATCTGGGCTCCGCATTCTTCTCCAAGGGGAGCTACCGCGAAGCCTTGACCAACCACAGACATCAGCTGATGCTGGCGATGAAGCTCAAGGACAGAGAG GCCGCCTCCTCGGCCCTCAGCAGCCTGGGCCACGTCTACACGGCCATCGGCGACTACCCCAACGCCCTGGCCAGCCACAAGCAGTGCGTCCTGCTGGCCAAGCAGGGCAAGGACGAGCTCTCGGAGGCCCGGGAGCTGGGCAACATGGGGGCTGTCTACATCGCCATGGGCGACTTTGAGCACGCCGTCCAGTCCCACGAGCAGCACCTGGCCATCGCCAAGGCCCTGGGCAACCAGCGGGAGGAGGCCCGGGCCTACAGCAACCTGGGCAGCGCCTACCACTACCGCCGCAACTTCGACAAGGCCATGTCCTACCACAACCACGTGCTGGAGCTGGCCCAGCGGCTGGGGGAGAAGCCCATCGAGATGCGGGCCTATGCCGGCCTGGGCCACGCGGCCCGCTGCATGCAGGACCTCCCCAGGGCCCAGCAgtaccaccagcagcagctcagcATCGCCGAGAGCCTGCAGGATCGGGCCGCCGAGGGCCGGGCCTCCTCCAATCTGG GCATCATCCACCAGATGAAGGGCGACTACGAGACGGCTCTGAAGCTGCACAAGGCGCACCTGTCCATCGCGCAGGAGCTGAACGACTACGCGGCGCAGGGCCGGGCCTACGGCAACATGGGCAACGCCTACAACGCGCTGGGCGCTTTCGACCAGGCGGTCAAGTACCACCGGCAGGAGCTGCAGATCTCCATGGAGGTGAACGACCGGGCCTCGCAGGCCTCCACCCACGGCAACCTGGCGGTGGCCTACCAGGCGCTGGGCGCCCACGACCGGGCCCTGCAGCACTACCAGAACCACCTCAACATCGCCCGGGAGCTGCGGGACGTGCAGAGCGAGGCCCGGGCCCTGGGCAACCTGGGCAACTTCCACTCCTCGCGGGGGGAGTTCGCCCAGGCCACCCCCTACTACGAGCAGTACCTGCAGCTCTCCCCGGAGCTGCAGGACATGGAGGGCGAGGGCAAGGTCTGCCACAACCTGGGCTACGCCCACTACTGCCTGGGCCACTTCGAGGAGGCCGTCAAGTTCTACGAGCAGGACCTGGCCCTGGCCAAGGACCTGCACGACAAGCTCAGCCAGGCCAAGGCCTACTGCAACCTGGGCCTGGCCTTCAAGGCCCTGGCCCGCTTCGGCCAGGCCGAGGAGTGCCAGAAGTACCTCCTCTCACTGGCCCAGGCGCTGGGCAACGCCCAGGCCAAGTTCCGGGCCCTGGGCAACCTGGGCGACATCGCCGTCTGCCGCAAGGACCTGGCCGGGGCCATCAAGTGCTACGAGCAGCAGCTGGGCCTGGCCCACCAGGCCACCGACCGGCGGCTGGAGGCCAGCGCCTACGCAGCCCTGGGCTCGGCCTACCGGCTGGTGCAGAAGTACGACAAGGCCCTGGGCTACCACACCCAGGAGCTGGAGGTCTACCAGGAGCTGGGCGAGGTGCCCGGGGAGTGCCGGGCCCACGGGCACCTGGCGGCCGTCTACATGGCCCTGGGCAAGTTCACCATGGCCTTCAAGTGCTACGAGGAGCAGCTGGAGCTGGGCCAGAGGCTGAAGGAGCCGGGCATCGAGGCCCAGGTCTACGGCAACATGGGCCTCACCAAGATGAACCTGAGCGCCGTCGAGGAGGCCATCGGCTACTTCGAGCAGGAGCTGGCCACCCTGCAGCAGCTGAGCGGCAGCGAGGCCGTGCTCAGCCGGGGCCGGGCCTTCGGCAACCTGGGCGACTGCTACGAGGCCCTGGGGGACTTCGAGGAGGCCATCAAGTACTACGAGCAGTACCTGTCCGTGGCCCAGAGCCTCCGCCACATGCAGGACCAGGTGAAGGCCTACTGGGGCCTGGGCAGCGGGCACAG GGCCATGGGGAACCTGCAGCAGGCACTGGTCTGCTTTGAGAAgcggctggtggtggcccacGAGCTGGGGGAGGCCTTCGACAAGGCCCAGGCCTACGGGGAGCTGGGCACCCTCCACAGCCAGCTGGGCAACTACGAGCAAGCCATCTCCTGCCTGGAGCGCCAGCTGGGCATCGCCCGGGAGATGAAGGACCAGGCCCTGGAGGGCAGCGCCGCCTGCGGCCTGGGCAGCGTCTACCAGCAGATGGGCGAGTTCGACATGGCCCTCCAGTTCCACCAGATGGACCTCCGCATCGCCGAGGAGACCGGCAACCCCGCCTGCCAGGGCCGGGCCTACGGCAACCTGGGCCTGACGTACGAGTCGCTGGGCACCTACGAGAGAGCCGTGGTCTACCAGGAGCAGCACCTGAGCCTGGCGGCCCAGATGAACGACCTGGTGGCCAAAACGGCCTCCTACAGCAGCCTGGGCCGGACACACCACGCCTTGCAGAACTACTCCCAGGCCGTGATGTACCTGCAGGAAG GGCTGAGGCTGGCCGAGCAACTGGGGCGCAGGGAGGACGAGGCCCGCATCCGGCACGGGCTGGGCCTGTCGCTCTGGGCCAGCGGCAACCTGGAGGAGGCCCAGCACCAG CTCTACCGGGCCTCGGCCCTCTTCGAGACCATCCGGCACGAGGCGCAGCTCAGCACGGACTACAAGCTCTCCCTCTTCGACCTCCAGACCGCCTCCTACCAGGCCCTGCAGCGGGTGCTGGTCAGCCTGG ggcACCATGAGGAGGCGCTGGCGGTGGCGGAGCGGGGCCGCACGCGGGCCTTTGCCGACCTGCTGGTGGAGCGCCAGACGGGGCAGCAGGACTCCGACCCCGACTGCCCCGTGACGGTCGACCAGGTCCTGGAGACGGTGAACGGCCAGCGGGGGCTGGTCCTCTACTACTCCTTGGCCGCCGGATACCTCTACAGCTGGCTCCTGGCTCCTGGGGCAG GAATCCTGAAGTTCCACGAATGCTTCTTGGGCGACGGCCCAGCCGAGAGCGCCGGGGACTTCCAGGAGAGCAGCGCCAGCCTCCAGGCGGTCACCAGCACCACCCTGGAGCAGCTCAGCGCCAGTGTGAGGGAGGCCCTGGGGGTCGACTCCTACTATGTGCG CGCCTGCGCCAGCAGTGAGACGGAGAGCGAGGCGGGAGACCTCAACGAGCAGCCCTTCGAGGAGGCAAACAACAAGCTGAATTCCGCCACGGACCCCTCCGGCTTCCTCCGGATGGTCAGCCGGAACAACCTCCTGAacag GAGCTGCCAGAGCATGAGCAGTCTCTTCAGCGGGCCCGTCTCCCCCGCCAAGGAGGCCACGTCTTCGCTGCCCCGGCGGCCTGCCTCCTTCAGCAAGCCGCCGCTGCGCGCTCTCTACGACCTGCTGATCGGGCCCATGGAAGGG GGCCTGATGCACTCCAGCGGGCCGGTGGGGCGCCCCCGGCAGCTCACCCTGGTCCTGGAAGGAGAGCTCTACCTCGTGCCCTTCGCTCTCCTCAAGGGCAGCTCCTCCAACGAGTACCTGTACGAGCGCTTCAGCCTCATCGCCGTGCCCTCCATCCGCGCCCTCGGCCCCAGCGCCAAG AGCCAGGCCAAGAAGACGCCCGCCGCCTACGCCGGCTCGCCCTCCATGGCCGCCGTCATTGGCAGCCCCAAGCTGCCCTCCTCGGTGATGGACCGCTGGCTGTGGGGGCCCATGCCTTCCGCCGAGGAGGAGGCCTATGCCGTCTCGGAGCTGCTGGGCTGCCAGCCGCTGGTGGGCGGCCTGGCCACCAAGGAGCGGGTGATGAGCGCCCTGGCCCAGGCCGAGTGTGCCCACTTCGCCACCCACATCTCCTGGAAGCTGGCCGCCCTGGTCCTGACGCCCAGCGCCGAGGGCGGTGCCGCTGGTGCCGGcagtgggggcggcgggggcagcggcggcagcagcaagagctcctttgGGAACTCCTACACCATCCCGGAGTCGCTGCGGGTGCAGGACGACGCGAGCGACGCGGAGAGCCTCTCGGACTGCCCCCCCCTGCAAGAGTTCCTGCTGACGGCGGCCGACGTGCTGGAGCTGCGCCTGCCCCTCAAGCTGGTGGTGCTGGGCGCCTACCAGGAGTCCCCCAGCAGCAAGGCCACGGCCGACGGGGTCATCGGGCTGACGCGGGCCTTCCTGGCGGCCGGCGCCCACTGCGTGCTGGTGGCCCTGTGGCCGGTCCCCGTGCCGGCCTCCAAGCTCTTTGTGCACGCCTTCTACACCGCCCTGCTCAGCGGCCTGAAGGCCAGCGCGGCCCTGGCCGAGGCCATGAAGGCTGTGCAGAGCAGCCCGCAGTTCGGCCACCCCTCCAACTGGGCAG GCTTCACTCTGATTGGGAGCGACGTCAAGCTGAACAGCCCGTCCTCTCTGATCGGGCAGGCCTTGACCGACATCCTGCAGCACCCAGAGCGGGCCCGCGACGCCCTGCGGGTCCTCCTGCACCTG GTGGAGAAGTCCCTGCAGCGGATCCACAGCGGGCAGCACAACTCCATGTACACCTCCCAGCAGAGCGTGGAGAACAAGGTGGGGGGCATCCCCGGCTGGCAGGCCCTGCTGACGGCGGTGGGCTTCCGGCTGGACCCCCCTGCCAGTGGGCTCCCGGCCGCCGTCTTCTTCCCCACCGCGGACCCCGGCGATCGCCTCCAGCAGTGCAGCACCACCATCCAGTCCCTGCTTG GCTTGCCCTCCGCGGCCCTGCAGGCTCTCTGCAAGCTCATTGCCGCTTCGGAGACCGGGGAGCAGCTCATCAGCCGG CTCCACCAGGTCCTGGCGCAGCTGCAGGCTGGAGAGAAGGAGCCGGAGTTCTCCTTGGCCCCCATTCAGGTCTCCATCAGTGTCCAGCTCTGGCGGCTGCCCGGGTGCCACGAGTTCCTGGCCGCTCTCG GCTTTGACCTGTGCGAAGTGGGCCAGGAAGAGGTGACCCTGAAGACGGGCAAGCAGGCCAGCCGGAGGACCATGCACTTTGCTCTCCAGACCCTGCTGGCCCTTTTCG ACTCCACGGAGCTCCCCAAGCGGCTGAGCCTGGACAGCTCCTCCTCGCTGGAGTCGTTGGCCTCGGCGCAGTCGGTCTCCAACCCGGGGCCGCTGGGCTACCGTGAGCAGCCGCCCTTCTCGCCCACCTGCCCCGACGGCCTGGCCTCGGACGCCATCTCCGTGTACAGCCTGAGCTCCATCGCCTCTTCCATCAGCTTCGCCTCCAAGCCCGAGGGCCTCCTGGACGGGGGCGGCCCCCGCGGGCGCCAGGACTGCGAGAGGCCCAAGCCCGCCTACCCGCAAAGGCCCCCGCTGCCCCGCGGCCCCTTCTCGCCCCAGAGTGGCCccggcaaggaggaggaggagtacgaGGGCTTCTCCATCATCAGCAACGAGCCCCTGGCCAGCTCTCCGGAGGGCAGGCGGGCCCGCTTCTCCCCCGACCACAAGCCCTCCCGGACTCACGCGGCCGGAGGGGTCCAGGTCTCCGTCAGCTCCCCCAACTCCCCCATCAAGATGACGCTCGTGCCCAGCCCCAACTCCCCTTTCCAGAAGGTGGGGAAGCTGGCCGGCTCCGACACTGGGGAGTCGGACCAGTCCAGCACCGAAACGGACAGCACCGTCAAGTCTCAGGAGGAGAACAACCAGCCCCCCAAGCTGGACCCCCAGGAGCTGGCCCAGAAGATCCTGGAGGAGACGCAGAGCCACCTCCTGGCTGTGGAGCACCTGCAGCGGAGCAGCAGCCAGCTGGAGGCCGGccacagcggcggcggcggcagcctggAGAGGGGGGCCTCCACGCCCACCGGCGCCTCCTCCTTCCGCTCCTCGGAGAGCAGCGCCTTCAGCCGGCCTCTCTGCTCCTCCGGCTCCAAGGGCCAGCCTCCTCCCGCCCCGCTGAAGCCAAAGCCCCCCAGCAGGAGCTGCTCCCTGCAGAAGATCAGCTCCGGCTACAGCAGCCCCACCACCTCCGAAGCCTCGGCCAGGGAGGGGGCCGGGCCCCCCAGCGGCCAGCCGCCCCCCAGCCCGGACGCCCACGGCCCGCTGGCGGAGCAGCCCCTCTTCCGGCTCAAGTACCCCAGCTCGCCCTACAGCACCCACATCGCCAAGTCGCCCCGGAACCTCTCCCCGAGCTCGGGGCACCACTCCCCGGCGggcagcaccccctcccccgTCGCCCTCTCCTACTCCTCCGCCAGCTCCGCCCGCTCCAGCCCCGCCGACGCGCCCGCCCTCGACAAGCTCAAGATGGCCGCCATCGACGAGAAGGTGCAGGCCATCCACAACCTGAAGATGTTCTGGCAGAACGCCCCGCAGCCCTCCGCCGGCCCCGTGCGGCTCTTCCGGGGCTCTTCCGGGCGAGGGGCCTCCCGGAGGGACGTCCTCAGCCTGCTGAACTTGTCGCCGCGGCACGGCAAGGAGGCAGCCACGGACAAGCTGGAGCTGAAGGAGCTctcccggccgccgccgccccccctccccgcctcccccccgAACCCCCCCAACGGGCACAGGCGTCCCAGCCCCCGGGCCCCGCcacagcccccactccccaccagcACTCCGGGGCCGGGGCACCCCGTCCGGCTGCCCTCGGGGAACGGTTACAAGTTCTTGTCCCCCGGGCGCTTCTTCCCCTCCTCCAAGTGCTGA